In the Ipomoea triloba cultivar NCNSP0323 chromosome 6, ASM357664v1 genome, one interval contains:
- the LOC116021922 gene encoding two-component response regulator-like APRR1 isoform X2 — protein sequence MGKGKGKSIVVSGGDGGNATDLPDCSRVRVLLCDTNADSCRHVFQLLTQCSYQVALVTSRAQLFDTLRSEGPCMDIILAEIAILIANESSIMSDGDN from the exons ATGGGTAAGGGTAAGGGTAAGAGCATTGTGGTGAGTGGTGGAGATGGTGGCAATGCCACTGATCTTCCTGATTGCAGCAGAGTTAGGGTTCTGCTTTGTGACACTAATGCTGACAGTTGTCGCCATGTTTTCCAGCTCCTAACCCAGTGTTCTTACCAGG TTGCGCTGGTCACCTCGAGAGCGCAATTGTTTGATACGCTGAGATCTGAGGGTCCTTGTATGGACATCATTCTTGCGGAAATCGCGATTCTTATTGCGAATGAATCGAGTATTATGAG TGATGGTGACAATTGA
- the LOC116023747 gene encoding pentatricopeptide repeat-containing protein At1g71460, chloroplastic-like: MGKSLAVPDGYTYSYVVNGCAKGVLLSEGEQVHGKIMRDGCFSDVFLQTNLVNFYSVKGSKYGIGSAEKVFDEMTDRTVVAWNSLISGHFRCGNVDEARRIFHGMPERNVVSWTAMIAGSAQNERCKEALSFFHEMGRNGVEFDQRWQSVANVRQKMFEIRAKKPPDQSCIQIDGVSHGFLAGDTTHKHANLIYEMLDEITGQAKLQVDEVCP, translated from the exons ATGGGAAAATCCTTAGCTGTACCTGATGGGTATACATACTCGTATGTGGTTAATGGCTGCGCAAAAGGGGTGCTTCTGAGTGAAGGCGAGCAGGTTCACGGGAAGATCATGAGAGATGGGTGTTTCTCAGATGTGTTTCTTCAGACTAATCTGGTGAATTTTTATTCAGTCAAAGGGAGCAAATATGGAATTGGGAGTGCGGAgaaggtgtttgatgaaatgacTGACAGAACTGTGGTGGCGTGGAATTCATTGATCTCTGGGCATTTTAGGTGTGGAAATGTTGATGAGGCTCGCAGGATTTTCCATGGGATGCCAGAGAGGAATGTTGTTTCCTGGACTGCCATGATTGCAGGAAGTGCACAGAATGAGAGATGTAAAGAAGCATTGTCTTTCTTCCATGAAATGGGCAGGAATGGCGTGGAATTCGACCAG AGGTGGCAATCTGTGGCTAATGTGAGACAAAAAATGTTTGAGATCAGAGCAAAGAAGCCTCCAGACCAAAGTTGTATCCAAATTGATGGAGTCAGCCATGGTTTTCTGGCTGGTGACACAACTCACAAGCATGCAAATTTGATCTATGAGATGCTTGATGAGATCACTGGGCAAGCTAAGTTACAAGTTGATGAAGTTTGCCCATAA
- the LOC116021922 gene encoding two-component response regulator-like APRR1 isoform X1, with translation MGKGKGKSIVVSGGDGGNATDLPDCSRVRVLLCDTNADSCRHVFQLLTQCSYQVALVTSRAQLFDTLRSEGPCMDIILAEIAILIANESSIMRYIKRDVRLKHVPVIMMVTIEEVSLIRKGLGFGAADYLVKPLSIHEIKDLGFHIKKN, from the exons ATGGGTAAGGGTAAGGGTAAGAGCATTGTGGTGAGTGGTGGAGATGGTGGCAATGCCACTGATCTTCCTGATTGCAGCAGAGTTAGGGTTCTGCTTTGTGACACTAATGCTGACAGTTGTCGCCATGTTTTCCAGCTCCTAACCCAGTGTTCTTACCAGG TTGCGCTGGTCACCTCGAGAGCGCAATTGTTTGATACGCTGAGATCTGAGGGTCCTTGTATGGACATCATTCTTGCGGAAATCGCGATTCTTATTGCGAATGAATCGAGTATTATGAGGTATATCAAGAGAGACGTTAGACTGAAACATGTTCCCGTGATTA TGATGGTGACAATTGAAGAGGTATCCCTTATCCGGAAGGGCTTGGGATTTGGAGCAGCAGACTATCTTGTTAAACCACTGAGCATTCATGAAATCAAGGATTTGGGGTTTCACAtcaagaaaaactag